One genomic segment of Mycolicibacterium gilvum includes these proteins:
- a CDS encoding SRPBCC family protein produces MAVRASSELVIEAPPEAIMDALADIESVVSWSSLHKDAEIVDRHPDGRPHHVRATVKIMGLSDQEMLEYHWGDDWVVWDAEQTSRQRCQHGEYNLTPVGEERTRVRFDLILDLAAPYPTFLVRRAKQMVLDIALQNLRQRVLAATQ; encoded by the coding sequence ATGGCGGTTCGAGCGTCCAGTGAACTGGTGATCGAGGCCCCGCCCGAGGCGATCATGGATGCCCTGGCGGACATCGAGTCGGTGGTCTCGTGGTCCTCGCTGCACAAGGACGCCGAGATCGTGGACCGCCATCCCGACGGTCGGCCGCACCACGTCAGGGCGACCGTCAAGATCATGGGGCTGTCCGACCAGGAGATGCTGGAATACCACTGGGGCGACGACTGGGTGGTGTGGGACGCCGAGCAGACCTCGCGGCAACGCTGCCAGCACGGTGAGTACAACCTGACCCCGGTCGGCGAGGAACGCACGCGTGTTCGGTTCGATCTGATCCTCGATCTCGCCGCCCCGTACCCGACGTTCCTGGTTCGGCGCGCCAAGCAGATGGTGCTCGACATCGCGCTGCAGAATCTGCGGCAGCGCGTCCTTGCCGCCACGCAGTGA
- a CDS encoding SRPBCC family protein → MATKDSREVVIEATPEQILDVIADVEATPTWSPQYQKAEVLERFDNGRPKQVKMTVKAAGLTDEQVIEYTWGDDRVTWTLVSASQLKAQDAGYTLTPEGDKTRVRFDIAIDLSVPLPGFLLKRTMKGGVETATEGLKKQVHKVLKG, encoded by the coding sequence ATGGCAACCAAGGATTCCCGCGAGGTCGTGATCGAGGCAACACCGGAGCAGATCCTCGACGTCATCGCCGACGTCGAAGCGACCCCGACCTGGTCGCCGCAATACCAGAAGGCCGAAGTGCTCGAACGGTTCGACAACGGCAGGCCCAAGCAGGTCAAGATGACGGTCAAGGCCGCCGGCCTGACCGACGAACAGGTGATCGAGTACACCTGGGGTGACGACCGGGTGACCTGGACGCTGGTGTCGGCAAGCCAGCTGAAGGCCCAGGACGCCGGGTACACGCTGACCCCCGAGGGGGACAAGACCAGGGTGCGGTTCGACATCGCGATCGACCTGTCGGTGCCTCTGCCCGGTTTCCTCCTCAAGCGGACGATGAAGGGCGGCGTCGAGACCGCGACCGAGGGGCTCAAGAAGCAGGTGCACAAGGTTCTGAAGGGCTGA
- a CDS encoding phytoene desaturase family protein encodes MTDFDAIVVGAGHNGLTAAALLQQAGLRTVCLDFKLYAGGMASTVELFDGFRFEIAGSVQVPTSAVVSDALGLGDLPTVDLDVMSVQLRGVGDDPLVYYTDPMKLLTHLNDVHGAEAVNGMAGLMAWCQAPTRALGRFEAAQSPKTLDEMFACATNEFERQAISDILFGSVTDVLDRYLPDREKHGALRGMLAFLAVNTTYRGPATPGSAAALAFGLAVPDENATLIKKFRGGMGAVTEHLLQMFTAAGVELRLRTKVDEILVDGGRVTGVRLEDGATLSAPVVVSNLAPDLTVNQLVDGSAIPADIRERFARIDHRGSYVQMHFALDGPPTFAEPYEVLNDPEYQSAIGIFTTPEELQQQWEDSRRGVVPADPAIALQIPSANDPTLAPPGKHAVSAFSLWFPLSEEIAGYGALKTEMGRRVIDKITKLAPDFEKLILRHTTFTPKHMGTMFNAPGGDYCHGLIHPEQMGPNRPGPKGYVDQPIPIAGLYLAGAGCHGGPGITFIPGYNAAQQVLAEH; translated from the coding sequence ATGACGGACTTCGATGCGATCGTCGTCGGGGCGGGGCACAACGGGCTGACGGCCGCGGCGCTGCTCCAGCAGGCCGGGCTACGCACCGTGTGCCTGGATTTCAAGCTCTACGCGGGCGGAATGGCCTCAACCGTCGAGCTGTTCGACGGCTTCCGGTTCGAGATCGCCGGATCGGTCCAGGTGCCGACATCGGCGGTCGTCAGTGACGCGCTCGGACTCGGTGACCTCCCGACCGTCGACCTCGACGTCATGTCCGTGCAACTGCGCGGGGTCGGCGACGACCCACTCGTCTACTACACAGACCCGATGAAGCTGCTGACCCACCTCAACGACGTGCACGGCGCCGAAGCGGTCAACGGCATGGCCGGGCTGATGGCGTGGTGTCAGGCGCCGACCCGCGCGCTGGGACGATTCGAGGCCGCGCAGTCGCCGAAGACACTTGACGAGATGTTCGCCTGCGCCACCAACGAATTCGAACGCCAGGCGATCAGCGACATACTCTTCGGCTCGGTCACCGACGTGCTGGACCGGTACCTACCGGACCGGGAAAAGCACGGGGCGCTGCGGGGCATGCTGGCGTTCCTCGCGGTCAACACCACCTACCGCGGACCCGCGACGCCGGGCAGCGCCGCGGCCCTCGCTTTCGGGCTGGCGGTGCCCGACGAGAACGCGACGCTGATCAAGAAGTTCCGCGGGGGCATGGGTGCGGTCACCGAGCACCTGCTGCAAATGTTCACCGCCGCGGGTGTGGAACTGCGGTTGCGGACCAAGGTCGACGAGATCCTGGTCGACGGCGGGCGGGTGACGGGGGTGCGACTGGAGGACGGTGCGACGCTGAGCGCTCCCGTCGTGGTGTCGAACCTCGCTCCCGACCTCACCGTCAATCAACTCGTGGACGGCTCGGCGATCCCGGCCGATATCCGGGAACGCTTCGCCCGCATCGACCACCGCGGAAGCTACGTGCAGATGCACTTCGCCCTCGACGGACCGCCGACCTTCGCCGAACCCTACGAGGTGCTCAACGATCCCGAATACCAGTCCGCCATCGGCATTTTCACGACGCCGGAGGAGCTGCAACAGCAGTGGGAGGACTCCCGCCGGGGTGTGGTGCCCGCCGACCCGGCGATCGCGTTGCAGATCCCGTCGGCCAACGACCCGACTCTGGCACCCCCGGGCAAGCATGCGGTGTCGGCCTTCTCGCTGTGGTTCCCCCTCTCTGAGGAGATCGCCGGCTACGGGGCGTTGAAGACGGAGATGGGCCGGCGGGTGATCGACAAGATCACCAAGCTTGCACCAGATTTCGAGAAACTGATCCTGCGCCACACCACGTTCACCCCCAAACACATGGGCACGATGTTCAACGCCCCAGGTGGGGACTACTGCCACGGCCTCATCCACCCTGAACAGATGGGCCCCAACCGTCCCGGGCCCAAAGGATATGTGGACCAACCGATTCCGATCGCCGGGCTGTATCTGGCCGGTGCCGGATGCCACGGTGGCCCCGGTATCACCTTCATCCCCGGATACAACGCGGCTCAGCAGGTGCTCGCCGAGCACTGA